The segment GGAGTCCGGTAGGGCGATCAGGTTATTTTGACCCAAGATGAGCCAGCGCAGCGCACACCAGCCGCCGATGCTGTCGGGCACGCTGCTCAGCTCGTTGTGACCCACGTCGAGAAACTCCAGCGATGACCAGTTGCCCACCGTTTCCGGAAGCGCGGTGAGTTGATTTTCGTAAAGCGACAAACGGGTCAAGCGGCTGAGTCGGCCGATGGAGGTCGGCAGGTTTTTGAGGCGGTTACCCTGAAGGTGAAGGACGGCGAGATTGGGCAGGTTACCGATCTCCTCGGGAAGTGAATCGAGTGCGTTGTAGGAAAGATCCAGCTCCCGCAGTTCGGTGAGTTTCCCCAAAGAGGCCGGGAGACATCGCAAGCGGTTGTGGGATAAATCCAGTTTTTGGAGGCACGGCGTTCGCTCGAAGAATGAGGACGGAAGGACGCTCAGTTGATTTTGGGCCAACGAAAGGTGCTCGATCAGCGGGGGTGCAAACCAGTCGGGAATAACCTGCAACCCAGTTTGATCCATCCGCAGGGTGGTGAGACGGTTGTGGTTGAGCCGGAGAACCTGGACGCCTTCGCGCTCCCATGCGGCCGGGGTGTGCGCACGGAGTAGGCCAAAGCCGGCATTGATTTCGCTGGGCGGGTAAGCCGGGGTGTTCATAGGGTGACGCGGCACCGGGATAAATCCGGTGACACACCACCCTAACCGATGCCGCGACACGTTGGGTCGCAGGCGATGCTAGCCGCCTATGTTTTCACGGGACGCTTACGCTGCGGGGACTTTTCCACGGGGTAATTAGCCGCTGCGGCGCGCAGGGTTTCGCCGATGTGGTCTCGGAGCGAGGGGGGCGAAATCACGGTGATGTCCGCGCCTTGGGACAAGATCCAGAACGAGAGCAGCCAGGAGTCCTTCACCGTGGCCGTAAGGACGTAACCGTTATCGGAGCGCAACTGCTGATCCTCGGCGAGCTTGGCCTCCGCAAGATAGCAGGCCAGTTTGGTGGAAACGTGGGCTTCGAGCTGGATCATGGCACCGCCGCCAAACTCCATACCCCCACCGGCCAGGAAGGCGTCGAGGGAGAAGTCGGCCGGACGGTTGGCGGACTCGGTTGTTAATTTCGCCGAGCGCATCCGGTGGAGCGCGTAGAGGCGCACGTCTGGATAATCAAATGCGGTGGCGACAAGGTAAGCGACCGGGCCGTTTTGGACTAGGGCGAGCGGGTGAACCTAAATCCGGCAATAGAAACTAGCCAAAAATCACGCAGGTGATTGTTTGGCTGTCATATGCCGCCGTTTTTACCGCCGGAAAAAGCTCACCCCGAGGGTGAGTCAGAAAACCCTGATCACAAGGCAACGCCAAGCGATGCCGCCGAGGTGTTGATTGTGGATACACCCGGAGGACGTTTTCGTGCGCAGTTCGCCCCAGAGTTGCCGGTGAGCCCCTTGGGGGCACTGGTGTTTTTCACGCAGTACTTGTGTGCGACAGGAGGCTTCGAGGCACTGGTTGCGGACACGCCGCTTTGTTACAGCAGCAACCGCGCACACCGCCCTCGCGACGTGATTGGAACCCTGCTTTTGGGGATGCTCTCCGGGCACTATCGCTACGCGCACCTCGCGGCCCTGCGCGGCGACGACATTGCCCCGAGCCTGCTCGGACTTAAGTCGATTGTCAGCGAGGATTGTGTGCGCCGGGCGCTGGCTCGCATCGGTGCCGAGCAGGGGCAGGACTGGTTGCGGCGTCACCTCGACCAAACCTGTCATGGGTTTTTGGATAACCAGTGGATCCTCGACATCGATGTCACCATCAAGCCCATCTATGGACGTCAGGAAGGTGCCAGCATCGGCTATAACCCGCAAAAGCCCGGACGCCCCAGCCACGCCTACCACACCTACTGGATCGCCACCTTGCGCCTGTGTCTGGACGTGGAGGTGCACCCCGGCGATCAATCCGCCGCCGGACATGGTTTTGCGGGGCTGTGGGCGCTCATCGACCGACTGCCAGCCGAGCGCCGGCCCCATCTTTTGCGCGGTGACTGCGCCTATGGCCAGGAGGCGCTGCTCAGTGAAGCTGAAGCGCGTAAACTCAACTATTTGTTCAAACTGCGCCGCACCGCCAAGGCCCGCGAGCTGGTGGCCGCGCTTGAACGCACCACCACCACCGCTTGGACCGACGCCGGACAAGGCTGGCAGGGCTGCGAAAGCTGCCTGCGCCTGCAAGGCTGGAACCGGGCCCGACGTGTGGTGGTCTTGCGCCGTCGCCTCAACGACCAACGCCACCCCCGGGCCCGCCGCCGCCTCGTGCGCGAGCAAGCCGACCACGCTTTGCTGCTGAACATCCCCGACGCGGCCGCCTGCGAGCCGATCATCTACGAACATCAGATCCTCGTTACGAGCCTGCCCTACGAGATCCTTACCCTTGCCACCCTGTATCGGGAACGTGGGGGCGCGGAAATGTGAGCGGCGGCGCGAACACCGTCTATTTCTGGCGGTTACAAAATCACCTGTCGTAAAAGCCGATGACCGGCCCCGCCAGGGGCCGATCATCAGGCCCGGTCAGCTTGCAGGTTCGTCGGCTAGGCGGTCTTTCATGCGGTAGGATTTGCCCTCGATGACGACGGTCTGAGCGCGGTGCAGCAGGCGGTCCAGGATCGCCGCGGTGATGCCAGCGTCGTTGTTAAAGATCCCTGCCCAGTGTTTGTAGGCCTTGTTGGTGGTGACGATCAGCGAGCCGCGTTCGTAGCGTTGGCTGACGATCTGGAAGAGCAGGTCGGCCCCCGACTTGTCGAGCGGCAGGTAGCCGACCTCATCGAGCACGAGCACCGCAGGGGTCATGTAACGCTTCAACTCGGCTTGCAACCGGTGCAGGGACTGGGCGGTGACCAGGGCGTTGATCGCGTCCACCGCCGTCGTAAACAGCACCGTGTAACCCGCCTGGCAGGCCGCGTAGCCCAACGCGCTCGCGAGATGTGTCTTCCCAAGCCCCACACCACCGCAAAACACCACGTTGGTGCGCTCCTTCACAAAACCCAGTTCGAAGAGGTGGCGTACCTGCGCTTCGTTCAACTCCTTGGGCCAGTCCCACTGGAACTGGTCGACGGTTTTCTTGACCGGGAAGCGCGCTGCCTGGATGCGCCGCTCCAGCGCCCGGATCTGGCGGTCCTGGGTCTCGGCCTGCACCAGTCGGCGTAAAAATTCGGCGTGCGAACAGCGCGCCTTGGCCGCCTCGGCGGTCAGTTCGCCGTGGTGACGCAACAGGTAACCGAGTTTCAGATACTTAAGCTGGTCTTTTAATAAATCGGGTTTTTCGGGTTCTGTTTTCATAGAGTGTAGGGGCTTAAATCCGGGGGACACAGTTCGAGTTCCAACGCGGCCACCGCGTCGGCGCGGGTGAGGTGGATCGGCCCGGCTTGCGGCAAGGCCCGCGCGCGTTGTTCGAGCAAGTTGAGGATGTAATCGCTGGAGTAGGCGCCGAGTTCATGGGCGCTTTCGATCGCCCGGCCGACTGCCTCCGTTCCATACAGGGCCACCAAACCCACGATAGTCGCCAGGTGGTGTCCCGCGTTGAGCCGGCGCTCCTCCAGCCCCCGTTGGTAGGCGGGTGCCGCCGGGCTCAGTTCCAAAAACCGTAGCCGCAGGCGCTGCCGCGCTCCCTGCCGTTTGCGCTCTTCGAGTTCGCGCACGTGCTCGGGGTTTTCCACATCGGCGCGGCGGGCAAAACTGCGGGCGTGCTCGGCCACCAGGGTGCGGTCCGCATAAAACCTCACCTGCGCCCCCTCGATCTGCGCGGTGAGTAGCGCCCCGGCAAACTTCGTGGGCACCGAGTAGCGGTTCGTTTCGATACTCACCCGGCACCGCCGCGACGCCCGCACGCTTAAGGTGCGCACCGCCGGACTGGCCACCGGGTTAAGCGGCAGGAGCGCAGCGCGCTCCTCGGGCAGCCGGTCCACCGGCCGGCCCTGGGTTTCAGCGTGAACGCGCACGTTGGCCACCGTTTCCAGCCACAAGCTGGCGGCCGGCCCCAGCTCGGTAAACCCGTTCATCTGCCGCCCGCCAAGGAAGCTTTTTTTCACGTAACCCACCGCGTTTTCCACCATGCCCTTGGACTGCGGATGCCCCGGCCCGCACGCTTTTATCGTAAACCCGTAGTGCCGGGCAAAGTCCAGGTACTGGGCGTTGTACACCGGGTCGGTCCCGGGCACATGCGAGAGGACGGCCGTCTTGCAGTTGTCCACCATCACCTCGCGCGGCACCCCGCCGAGTTTTTCAAAGGCGCGCCGGTGACAGCCCAGCCACCACTCCTGGCCCTGCCCGAGGGTAAATTCCACATGCAGGAACCGGCTGTACCCCAAAACCATGACGAAAAAACTTAAAGCCCGCCGGGTGCCGTCCACCTCCACCGCGCCAAAACTGCCCCAGTCCACCTGCGCGGTCTGGCCGGGGGCAAACTTGAGGGTAAGAAACGCCTCCAGGTTCCTCGGCCGCACCCGCCGCACGTAGTCTTTCAAAATTGAATACCCGCCCGTGTACCCCCGCTCGCGCACCTTTTGCCAGAGCTGCATGGCGGTGAACGGATGGGCCTCCAGCCAGCGCGCGATCGCCGGCTTGTGCACGTCGAGCTTGCTTGGCCTAGGCACCTGCGCGGCCTGGCTGCGCACGTACTTTTCCTGCGCCTGCCAGCGCCTCACCGTCTGCACGTGCAACTGGAGCGAGCGGGCGATTTGCGGCGCACTGTGACCGGCCGCCTCCGCCTGTTTTATCCGGCAATACAGTTCGTAATCGATCACGCGCCCACCTCCCGGCTCGGCGGCGGCGTTGCCGCCAGCGTGTGCGTTGGCCTGCCCCGGTCCAAGGAGAGCACCTGGTAAAGTGGCGCGGCGTAGGCGATCACCCCGGCCTCGATTAACTGCCGGCGCGCCTCGACCAGGCCGTCCTCGCTGAGCGTGAGCAGCCGGGCCAGGGTGCGCGTGGCGTAGTAACTCAGCCCGTCGGCGTCGCCCACGGTGACCAGGACCAGATAGAGGCCCCAGGCGGGGGCACTGGCCCGCCCCAGGTAATTGCCCCGCACCAGCCGGTGGTCCAGCCAGCTAAACTGGGCCGGCGTGCGCCGGAGTTGTTCGCGATCGATCGGTTGTTTTTGCATAATCGGGCGGCTGGACGTCGATGCCCAGGATCACCCGCCCCCGGGATTGCAGGTGTCGCAGCATGGGTTCGAGGTCCTCTTGTAACGTCACTCCGGCGAACTGCGCGATAAGCCCCACGAGCACAGGGTTTTGCGACTCCCATCTGTCTTGTAACGGCACGCAGGGATTCGGTAACGCCACCTCGGCGACCGGCTCGGCTTTAGGCTGGTGCACAACGGATTGCGTAGTTGGGATGTCTTGTAACGCCACCCGCCGTCGCGGCCCCCTCCGCCTTGAGTACCCCGGATTGGCCTTCCGCCACTCCTGCACCCGTTGGACATTTTCTGGGCCTTTCCAGTGGTCGAGGTTCTCCGGCTTCGCCAACCATTTGGCCTGACTGGCCGCCCGGCTCGCCCGTCGGCATCCCGGCTTCCCGCAGTAGCGCTGACGCTCGCGGTTATGCGCGTCGGGCAGAAAGAAATCGACACAGTGCAAACACTTGCGTGAACCGGTTGGATGCATCGCTGTGCATCCGCCAAGCGTCCCGCCGGTTCAATCTCCACCCATTCGCACCCCTCATATCCCCAGCCGGACAGGGAAGAAAACCCACCCACGGAAGAAGAGTATTACTCTTTTTAAGGGGAAGAAGATCCACCGAAGAAGAAGTGCATTCCTAACCGCCAGAAATAGACGCTTTCCCGCTCGCCGCTCACAGCGGAAAACCCCTTCGACGAGCTCAAGAACCAGTGGAGCTGGTCGGGGTTTACCTCCCAGGAGCTAAACTCCTGTCAGCACGCCGCGCGTTTGGCCGCACTGGTTTACAACTGGTGGACGCTCTATCACCGCCTGCTTCAACCCGGTCAGCACCACGAGGCGGTGAGTACACGTCCCCGTCTGCTCTGCGGAGCGACCCGGCAGAGCGAACACTCCGGTCAACGCCGCCTGGACGTGCGCTTGAGCCATGCCGAGGCACCTCGCCTGAGTGAACTCATCACAAAGCTGGCCAGATGGTTACATGGTATCCTTCATAATGCGGAGCAATGGAGTGTCGCCCAGCGCTGGGGGCAAATCGTAGCGAGGATTTTACAGGAAAACTTCCCTGTACTCGGCCCTGAACCGCCTTTGGCCACCGCCCCAAGCTGATCGCGCTTCCGTTCAGCCTGCCGCAGCACTCTCCACCCTCATCTATCCGACGGGCAACGCCCGCCGGCCGCACTTTCTATTGCCGGATTTAGGATAAAGCCAGCACCCGATCTCGAAAGTCCTCACCGTAGGTGCGCTTCGCGCCCGGCCGTGCCGCATCATCCAGCCCCTTCATGCCAAGCAGCACAAAGCGATCCCTCCACTTTATTACGGTGTTCGGCCTGGTGTTGCAGCGGCGCGCCACCTCTTGCACCTGCTCGCCACTCACGCACCCAAGGATCATCCGGGCGCGCTCAACTCGCTGCCTCGACTCAATCCGGCTGGTTGCCCGTTTTTCTAGGGATTGCTGATCCCCCTCGCTACAAGTGATTCGCACGGCTTTTCGTCCCATCTACAAAGCGGATACAATATCACTTATTATTGCAAGTAAGCACTAGCTCCATCCGCACTTTGTCGCGTAACTTGACCAGACTTTTCGCACTGGGTTCCACGTGCGGATACCTTCGTTTGCTCTTCATGCCTTGCCGCCATGCGACGGAAAAACCGAGGAACTCAAAGCCTTCCTTTCGTGTATCCACCAGTCGGGTTTTCTCTTCGTTGAGCTTTAACTTACGTGCCTCCAGCCACCGTTTCAGTCGCGTTTGCAGCCCCGCCCCTTGACCCGGTTTGCACAGGATCAGGAGGTCGTCGGCGTAACGCACCATCGTCGGCTTTTGTTCGCACTTCTCATTCACCGCATGATCGAGGTCGTTGAGGTAGAGGTTCGCCAGCAGAGGCGATATAACTCCGCCTTGTGGCGTGCCACACCGGTTCGCGCTCACCTTGCGGCACCCCGTGTCCCGGTCCTCTTCCACGATGGGTGCGCGCAGCCACGTTTTTATTAAACGCAACACGCTCCCATCGCTCACCCGTTTGGCCACCAATTGCAGGAGTTCGCGGTGCGGGATCATATCGAAGTAGCTCGATAAATCCGCGTCCACCACCTCCACCTTTCCGCTCAGCATGGCTTCCTTGACCTTATCCATCGCCTGATGGGTCCGACGTTTCGGCCGGTAGGCGTAGGAATGGTCATGGAAGTCCGCCTCTAGGATTGGCTGCAACACGATCACCGCCGCGCTTTGCACCACCCGGTCTTTCACCGTAGGGATGCCCAGCGCACGACGTTTGGTCCTGGCCTGATCCTTCCATATATAGACGCGCAGGACCGGACTGGGTCGGTAGGTTTTCGTTCGCATTTCCTCCGCCAGCGCAAGCAGCCATGCCGCCCGATAGGCTTCGTTCTTTACGAGCGTTTCCACCTCGAACCCGTCCACTCCCGGCACGCCGTCATTGGCGATCACCTGATCGAGCGCATCCGACAGAATGTCCTGCCGATACAGCTCTCCATACAAACTATAGAACCGCCAATGCGGCTCCGCTTTTGCTTTCCGATATAGCACACGTTGCAGCTTCCGAACCTTCGGTGACGTTTTTATCCAGAGTTCATCACCCCAGCCATCGTCGGGTCCTTTGCCGCTCTGTGATGCGTGGGAACAAGTGCCCTCCCTTCGCTCCCCGGCGGTTTTAATGTCCGCTAGATCATCACTACTATGGAG is part of the Opitutus sp. genome and harbors:
- a CDS encoding leucine-rich repeat domain-containing protein, which encodes MNTPAYPPSEINAGFGLLRAHTPAAWEREGVQVLRLNHNRLTTLRMDQTGLQVIPDWFAPPLIEHLSLAQNQLSVLPSSFFERTPCLQKLDLSHNRLRCLPASLGKLTELRELDLSYNALDSLPEEIGNLPNLAVLHLQGNRLKNLPTSIGRLSRLTRLSLYENQLTALPETVGNWSSLEFLDVGHNELSSVPDSIGGWCALRWLILGQNNLIALPDSFSQLSRLTHVFLSRNQLVDLPAAPEGVRLPVLESIDLDKNKFPATWAIPALYHRAECRKDGYTTRIVNGLRKQLWPEKQ
- a CDS encoding transposase yields the protein MPPFLPPEKAHPEGESENPDHKATPSDAAEVLIVDTPGGRFRAQFAPELPVSPLGALVFFTQYLCATGGFEALVADTPLCYSSNRAHRPRDVIGTLLLGMLSGHYRYAHLAALRGDDIAPSLLGLKSIVSEDCVRRALARIGAEQGQDWLRRHLDQTCHGFLDNQWILDIDVTIKPIYGRQEGASIGYNPQKPGRPSHAYHTYWIATLRLCLDVEVHPGDQSAAGHGFAGLWALIDRLPAERRPHLLRGDCAYGQEALLSEAEARKLNYLFKLRRTAKARELVAALERTTTTAWTDAGQGWQGCESCLRLQGWNRARRVVVLRRRLNDQRHPRARRRLVREQADHALLLNIPDAAACEPIIYEHQILVTSLPYEILTLATLYRERGGAEM
- a CDS encoding ATP-binding protein, giving the protein MKTEPEKPDLLKDQLKYLKLGYLLRHHGELTAEAAKARCSHAEFLRRLVQAETQDRQIRALERRIQAARFPVKKTVDQFQWDWPKELNEAQVRHLFELGFVKERTNVVFCGGVGLGKTHLASALGYAACQAGYTVLFTTAVDAINALVTAQSLHRLQAELKRYMTPAVLVLDEVGYLPLDKSGADLLFQIVSQRYERGSLIVTTNKAYKHWAGIFNNDAGITAAILDRLLHRAQTVVIEGKSYRMKDRLADEPAS
- a CDS encoding IS21 family transposase; this translates as MIDYELYCRIKQAEAAGHSAPQIARSLQLHVQTVRRWQAQEKYVRSQAAQVPRPSKLDVHKPAIARWLEAHPFTAMQLWQKVRERGYTGGYSILKDYVRRVRPRNLEAFLTLKFAPGQTAQVDWGSFGAVEVDGTRRALSFFVMVLGYSRFLHVEFTLGQGQEWWLGCHRRAFEKLGGVPREVMVDNCKTAVLSHVPGTDPVYNAQYLDFARHYGFTIKACGPGHPQSKGMVENAVGYVKKSFLGGRQMNGFTELGPAASLWLETVANVRVHAETQGRPVDRLPEERAALLPLNPVASPAVRTLSVRASRRCRVSIETNRYSVPTKFAGALLTAQIEGAQVRFYADRTLVAEHARSFARRADVENPEHVRELEERKRQGARQRLRLRFLELSPAAPAYQRGLEERRLNAGHHLATIVGLVALYGTEAVGRAIESAHELGAYSSDYILNLLEQRARALPQAGPIHLTRADAVAALELELCPPDLSPYTL
- a CDS encoding helix-turn-helix domain-containing protein, yielding MSGEQVQEVARRCNTRPNTVIKWRDRFVLLGMKGLDDAARPGAKRTYGEDFRDRVLALS
- the ltrA gene encoding group II intron reverse transcriptase/maturase, with amino-acid sequence MYGELYRQDILSDALDQVIANDGVPGVDGFEVETLVKNEAYRAAWLLALAEEMRTKTYRPSPVLRVYIWKDQARTKRRALGIPTVKDRVVQSAAVIVLQPILEADFHDHSYAYRPKRRTHQAMDKVKEAMLSGKVEVVDADLSSYFDMIPHRELLQLVAKRVSDGSVLRLIKTWLRAPIVEEDRDTGCRKVSANRCGTPQGGVISPLLANLYLNDLDHAVNEKCEQKPTMVRYADDLLILCKPGQGAGLQTRLKRWLEARKLKLNEEKTRLVDTRKEGFEFLGFSVAWRQGMKSKRRYPHVEPSAKSLVKLRDKVRMELVLTCNNK